In Cryptococcus deuterogattii R265 chromosome 4, complete sequence, a genomic segment contains:
- a CDS encoding elongation factor 3 gives MSPVVAPSTALPPSTHLEKLTALANAPSNVEAKSIADGIALELKKAPRTLDALQDARIVDVVLAWAASKSGYERESSVVLVERICRSLGSGIEGVFLPLIPAILNLAMDKGQPVRSAVNSAMTSLIKATAPEGARKVFEVLTKVLEETKGWRTKIAALKAMEGLVKPGAEDYVANELGTVIPVVEHAMHDTKAEVSTAAQKAATTLCGILPNADVLKHVNLLVSAMASPTAVPSTIKGLSSTTFVAEVNGPTLAVMVPLLTRALKERSTDTQRMTCVVIGNLVKLVRDPTVAARYLGPLFGGVQQIATGAAFPEIRAFAQTALDILIGAGASANATPLPPRDVTLAVTEALAVMAPHLQIPGFPAHPSIPLSASLPNSPVIAHAVEYQANVVADLVDLRRWDASIWEGKALGSFMKLLQGADEGAKATTEIRKAFMDIDKAKYAPPEKDDGSEGELLCDIQFSLAYGGLLLLNHTNLKLRRGRRYGICAANGAGKSTLMKAIRDGKVEGFPPQEELRTIMVEHALQGEDTSMAILDFIAADPKLTHKTRAEMAAMLLSLGFSEEKQQDPVASLSGGWKMKLELAKAMLIGADILLLDEPTNHLDVQTVAWLEEYVCSLHDITCMIVSHDSGFLDNVCTDIIHYESKKLVYYPGNLSKFVEKVPSAKSYYTLAATSIKFTFPPPGNLVGVRSNTRAILKLTNCTFTYPGAPRPSIKNASCSLSLSSRVGIIGPNGAGKSTLIKLLTGETVPQEGSVHKHPALRVGYVAQHAFHHINQHLDKTAVQYIQWRYQDGHDREMMEKATRVLTDEDKEMMERPIEGKNGELRKIEYILGRQKLKKSFQYEVKFKGYDHKYNAWIGRDVLIEKGFQKLITQFDDLESSREGAGMRDTGANAVREVLEAVGLDGDIAQYNEMSGLSGGQKVKVVIAASMFNRPQCLFLDEPTNFLDREALGGLAVAIKEWGGAVCIISHSTEFVTALCPEIWHVDAGVLTHQGKVALVEDAFDDPSRPGSRVTSKAGTPRTMPGTPGTATGTATPAESVATDGTVDDVADGLAKLMEKKKKKKKMTRNELKAQEERRRLRKLNWLTYGGEREPDTDDE, from the exons ATGTCGCCCGTCGTAGCTCCTTCCACTGCCCTTCCCCCATCCACCCACCTTGAGAAGCTCACTGCCCTCGCCAACGCACCCTCCAACGTCGAAGCCAAGTCTATTGCCGACGGTATCGCTCTGGAACTGAAAAAGGCCCCACGCACCCTTGATGCTCTTCAGGATGCTCGTATCGTCGATGTTGTCCTTGCCTGGGCTGCCTCCAAGTCCGGATACGAGCGCGAATCTTCGGTCGTTCTTGTGGAGCGTATTTGCCGTTCCCTCGGGTCCGGTATCGAAGGTGTTTTCCTGCCTTTAATCCCTGCTATCTTGAACCTTGCGATGGACAAGGGTCAGCCTGTGAGAAGCGCTGTGAACAGTGCGATGACCAGTTTGATTAAAGCCACCGCTCCTGAGGGTGCGCGAAAGGTGTTTGAGGTGCTTACCAAGGTTTTGGAGGAGACCAAGGGCTGGAGGACCAAGATCGCAGCTTTGAAGGCGATGGAGGGTCTTGTCAAGCCTGGTGCGGAAGACTATGTTGCCAACGAGTTGGGTACTGTCATTCCTGTCGTTGAGCACGCGATGCACGACACCAAGGCCGAG GTCTCCACCGCCGCTCAAAAAGCTGCCACCACTCTTTGTGGTATCCTTCCCAACGCTGATGTGCTCAAGCACGTCAACCTCCTCGTTTCTGCCATGGCTTCCCCTACCGCAGttccctccaccatcaagggtctttcttccactACCTTCGTTGCTGAAGTCAACGGTCCCACCCTTGCCGTCATGGTCCCCCTTTTGACCCGTGCCCTCAAGGAACGTTCCACCGACACTCAACGAATGACCTGTGTCGTTATCGGTAACCTTGTCAAGCTCGTCCGAGACCCTACCGTCGCCGCCCGATACCTCGGTCCCCTCTTCGGTGGTGTCCAGCAAATCGCCACCGGCGCTGCTTTCCCCGAAATCCGAGCCTTTGCTCAGACCGCCCTCGACATTCTTATCGGCGCTGGTGCATCTGCCAATGCCACCCCGTTGCCTCCTCGAGACGTCACTCTCGCTGTCACCGAAGCCCTTGCCGTCATGGCTCCCCATCTCCAAATTCCCGGCTTCCCCGCTCACCCTTCCATCCCCCTTTCCGCCTCTCTCCCCAACAGTCCCGTCATTGCTCACGCTGTCGAGTACCAAGCCAACGTTGTTGCCGACCTCGTCGACCTTCGTCGATGGGACGCTTCCATCTGGGAAGGCAAGGCTCTTGGTTCATTCATGAAGCTCCTCCAAGGGGCCGATGAAGGCGCTAAAGCCACCACCGAGATCCGCAAAGCGTTTATGGACATTGACAAGGCCAAATACGCTCCTCCCGAGAAGGACGACGGATCCGAAGGTGAATTGTTGTGTGACATCCAATTCTCTCTTGCTTATGGCGGTTTGCTTTTGCTCAACCACACCAACCTGAagttgaggagaggaaggaggtacGGTATCTGTGCCGCCAACGGTGCGGGCAAGTCCACATTGATGAAGGCTATCCGTGACGGTAAAGTCGAGGGCTTCCCTCCCCAGGAAGAGCTCAGGACGATTATGGTTGAGCATGCCCTTCAGGGCGAGGATACTTCGATGGCTATCCTTGACTTTATCGCCGCCGACCCCAAGCTTACGCACAAGACTAGGGCTGAGATGGCCGCTATGCTCTTGTCCCTCGGGTTTtcagaggagaagcagcAAGACCCCGTGGCATCGCTTTCTGGtggttggaagatgaagttggAATTGGCCAAGGCCATGTTGATCGGTGCCGACATTCTTTTGCT CGACGAACCTACTAACCACTTGGACGTCCAAACCGTCGCTTGGCTTGAGGAATACGTCTGCAGCTTGCACGACATCACCTGTATGATCGTCTCGCACGACTCTGGTTTCCTCGACAACGTTTGTACCGACATTATTCACTACGAGAGCAAGAAACTCGTGTACTACCCCGGTAACCTCTCTAAGTTTGTCGAAAAAGTCCCTTCTGCCAAGTCCTACTACACTCTTGCCGCTACTTCTATCAAGTtcaccttccctcctcccggTAACCTCGTCGGCGTCCGATCCAACACACGAGCAATCCTCAAACTTACCAACTGTACATTCACCTACCCCGGTGCCCCCAGGCCTTCTATCAAGAATGCCTCAtgctccctctccctttcttcccgAGTCGGTATTATTGGTCCCAACGGTGCGGGTAAATCTACCCTCATCAAGCTCCTGACCGGTGAGACTGTCCCTCAAGAAGGTTCAGTGCACAAGCATCCTGCTCTTCGTGTCGGCTACGTCGCTCAGCACGCGTTCCACCACATCAACCAGCACTTGGACAAGACTGCTGTGCAATACATCCAGTGGCGATACCAGGACGGTCACGAtagggagatgatggagaaggctACCCGTGTCCTGACTGACGAAGAcaaggaaatgatggagCGCCCTATCGAAGGGAAGAATGGCGaattgaggaagattgagTACATTCTCGGTCGACAGAAGCTCAAAAAGTCTTTCCAGTACGAAGTCAAGTTCAAGGGTTACGACCACAAGTACAACGCCTGGATCGGGCGAGATGTCTTGATCGAAAAGGGTTTCCAGAAGCTTATCACCCAGTTCGATGACTTGGAATCTTCTAGAGAAGGTGCGGGTATGAGGGACACCGGTGCAAATGCTGTCAGGGAGGTTTTGGAGGCTGTGGGTTTGGACGGTGATATTGCGCAGTATAACGAGATGTCTGGTTTGTCTGGTGGAcaaaaggtcaaggtcGTTATTGCCGCTTCCATGTTTAACCG ACCCCAGtgtctcttcctcgacgAGCCTACCAACTTCTTGGACCGAGAAGCCCTCGGTGGTCTCGCTGTCGCTATCAAAGAATGGGGAGGCGCCGTCTGCATCATCTCACACTCTACTGAATTCGTCACCGCCCTTTGTCCCGAAATCTGGCACGTTGACGCCGGTGTCCTCACACACCAAGGTAAAGTCGCCCTCGTCGAAGATGCCTTTGACGACCCTTCCCGACCCGGATCCCGTGTGACTAGCAAGGCTGGCACACCCAGGACAATGCCCGGCACCCCCGGCACAGCTACAGGCACGGCTACTCCCGCCGAGAGCGTGGCGACGGATGGAACGGTGGATGATGTCGCCGATGGCTTGGCCAagttgatggagaagaagaaaaagaagaagaagatgactAGGAACGAGCTGAAAGCtcaggaggagagaaggagattgagaaagTTGAACTGGCTTACTTATGGTG GTGAGCGTGAACCCGACACAGATGACGAGTAA
- a CDS encoding pyridoxal reductase — translation MVANTSPTTLVAGKTVSRLGYGLLGFTTPGFLTNSGHSFHEDAFAAMKTAVDSGANCWSTATFYGPPSDPTANLKLIRAFFDKYPEYISKVVLIVKGGLDVKTWSPVKSDDISFFRNEIEQVKTILGDKELDVYCLARLSETAVEIIFTNMAQLIKEGAVKAIGVSEMSAASLEKAHKICPIAVNEIEVSLFSYEPSIRDAVTWCTAHSVPILAYSPLGQGQLTRRYEKFEDIPAGDARTMAPRFQGQAFYENQKLMDQVEEIAKKKGVTTGQLALAWILAQSEFAIPIPGSTNVGRIRENVSAINVKLDNEELNALNKLVSAFEVQGARYPEAFQKYLMK, via the exons ATGGTCGCTAATACTTCTCCTACAACCCTTGTCGCTGGTAAGACTGTCAGTCGGCTAGG CTATGGTCTCTTGGGCTTTACCACCCCAGGTTTTCTCACTAACTCTGGGCACTCCTTCCACGAAGATGCCTTTGCAGCCATGAA GACAGCTGTCGACTCTGGTGCCAACTGCTGGTCTACTGCTACCTTCTATGGACCCCCCTCCGATCCCACAGCCAacctcaagctcatcaGAGCCTTTTTCGACAAGTACCCTGAATACATTTCCAAGGTTGTCTTGATTGTGAAAGGTGGACTGGATGTGAAGACGTGGTCTCCTGTCAAGAGCGATGA CATAAGCTTCTTCCGAAATGAAATAGAACAAGTGAAGACTATTCTAGGCGATAAGGAGTTGGACGTATATTGTCTCGCTCGACTGAGTGAGACTGCCGTCgaaatcatcttcaccaacaTGGCTCAACTCATAAAAGAAGGAGCCGTCAAGGCTATCGGTGTCAGTGAGATGTCGGCTGCTTCTCTCGAGAAAGCCCACAAG ATTTGCCCCATCGCTGTCAATGAGATCGAAGTCTCCTTATTCTCATACGAGCCCTCGATCCGCGACGCTGTCACCTGGTGCACAGCCCATTCTGTCCCAATCTTGGCTTATTCCCCCCTTGGGCAAGGCCAACTCACGCGTAGATACGAGAAATTTGAGGATATCCCGGCCGGTGATGCCAGAACCATGGCCCCTAGGTTCCAGGGCCAAGCGTTCTACGAGAACCAAAAGTTAATGGATCAGGTCGAGGAGattgcgaagaagaagggcgtgACTACTGGGCAGTTAGCGTTGGCTTGGATCCTTGCCCAATCAGAGTTT GCGATTCCTATCCCTGGGTCAACTAACGTTGGTCGAATCCGAGAGAATGTTTCTGCCATAAATGTTAAGCTCGACAATGAAGAGCTCAATGCTCTTAACAAGCTAGTTTCGGCTTTCGAGGTTCAGGGTGCCCGTTATCCCGAGGCGTTCCAAAAATATCTG ATGAAGTGA
- a CDS encoding two-component system sensor protein translates to MPTEDVDNAAPSPATPLASAMHSHTADNQIKANTKANSKSRTRFAPSRLSSVWRSLVSHLTPPSHPSTTSESALGSSLRNTTDNMYYEDGSAVRHLPLELLNPNAGTDGKHKRRGVSDTKNSGSRGGLRQRLRGSQANSTSRYGDDDDLSAKPSEPVSRIVVDNNFEHFTPAVPRSDSGYGSGRTPATNGTPGGGEIGDDEDEEGTRGLRSDGASTTQRRSSAAAQWIQRNVVVEWVTDRFWPNVKHFLDSSYPEPSKEHSFQKELWFTQKQGALASSLFFIINYALTVGLLPTPFSNFNWIAYFGIGGVFTLPVLPLIVLDWPRRHPRIWQPIIFCACWVFAYILIVEMHLCGFFTDNNQCGSRNFLNLLGFAFGQPTLGLLTMKEDRGMAVAGASIWIILTGALTMTQKNSPKLFYRNIVFFALFHAFLIGSSFLKERSDRQMFALRQQLKIQYRATQSAQVMERRAADSKKRFVSYIFHEVRVPLNTALLAVQNLQGENVFEHVQQDQAEMVDGLVSSLSMMEKVLNDVLSFNRMESGKFAQARKPFDFHKSIQLVALSHRTQAQMTGILLDVELDPDIDKIGGIFVGDEMRLRQVASNLVSNSIKFTDQGSVRIVTKLLYPRLEPTPATEPDDPLRQAAINLQRQQEIEESEKALSGTPTRSFAANSQSVPSHPRSRPDSAKGIHAHALMDLEKGSVTIEQKRLSRESGRDKEEEKKKVQKAVVRVEIHDTGVGLKKTDVLDGDLFSPYVQTEIGRRQGGKGSGLGLALVRQIVKLSGGRLGVESEFGKGSMFWFELPYSLPPSPKARPGSSKGDQMAGMGMGGSAPALSVPVASGSGGKPSFGLTMPLSSSSNSTFVASSSRTETPNGSNPGILTSTGEGIGGDDEKGPPKRPAAMVRIISGASLMSPTMEKGPSQTSAHSERPAIGTTDSTMPLLPVEPRMSVEEVITAGGVPQSPSTSSHSTTQEPFIDPFSPISYTTLRERRSSEWSEEMGRAALAAEKLGSERAVAGMGLGMGVGQAAEIMLNAGGVQRQPETKADPPAEMPLSSLVVDDDKLTRMLMSRMLTRLGHRVTTAENGKIASEMIKDMIENKEGSVKFDIVFLDNQMPLMSGVEVARAVREMNCPIYIVGCTGNALREDQDEYMAAGADTILTKPIHQKHLIEMIRDARRRVAGETQPRDMDYADETPMSPVPMRDPLPRMS, encoded by the exons ATGCCAACAGAAGATGTTGACAATGCGGCTCCCTCGCCTGCCACGCCGCTTGCCTCTGCCATGCATAGTCACACCGCGGACAATCAAATCAAGGCGAACACCAAGGCCAACTCCAAATCCAGGACACGTTtcgctccttctcgccTCTCGTCAGTGTGGCGTTCGCTTGTGAGCCACCTTACTCCGCCCTCGCATCCGTCCACAACGTCTGAATCCGCTTTGGGTTCGTCGTTGAGGAACACGACGGATAACATGTACTATGAAGATGGGTCGGCGGTGCGACATTTGCCGTTGGAGCTGTTGAATCCCAATGCTGGTACAGATGGTAAACACAAACGAAGGGGTGTCTCCGACACAAAAAACAGTGGTTCAAGGGGTGGATTGAGGCAGAGATTGCGAGGAAGTCAGGCAAATAGCACCTCGAGGTatggcgatgatgatgacttgTCAGCCAAGCCAAGCGAGCCTGTGTCGAGGATTGTCGTCGATAACAATTTCGAACACTTTACGCCTGCAGTTCCCAGGAGTGATTCAGGCTATGGCTCAGGTCGGACACCTGCGACGAATGGCACTCCTGGTGGTGGCGAAATTGGagacgacgaagatgaagaagggacaAGAGGCCTGAGGAGTGATGGAGCGAGTACGACTCAGAGAAGGAGTAGTGCAGCTGCACAGTGGATACAAAGGAATGTGGTGGTAGAATGGGTCACCGACAGATTTTGGCCCAACGTCAAGCATTTCTTGGATTCGAGTTATCCTGAACCCAGTAAAGAGCATTCCTTCCAGAAAGAG CTTTGGTTCACCCAAAAACAAGGTGcccttgcttcttccttatttttcatcatcaactaCGCCCTCACCGTCGGTCTCTTGCCCACGCCCTTTAGTAACTTCAACTGGATTGCATACTTCGGTATTGGCGGTGTTTTCACTCTTCCCGTCCTTCCTCTTATTGTTCTTGATTGGCCTCGTCGTCATCCCCGGATATGGCAGCCTATCATATTCTGCGCTTGCTGGGTATTCGCctacatcctcatcgtcgaGATGCATCTCTGCGGTTTCTTCACCGATAACAACCAATGTGGATCGAGGAATTTCCTAAATCTGTTAGGTTTTGCTTTCGGGCAACCGACTTTGGGGCTTTTGACTATGAAAGAAGACAGAGGAATGGCGGTGGCTGGAGCATCGATTTGGATCATTTTAACAGGTGCTTTGACGATGACTCAAAAGAATTCGCCAAAACTATTTTACAGGAATATTGTCTTTT TTGCACTGTTCCACGCGTTCCTTATTGGGTCGAGTTTCctcaaggaaagaag TGACCGACAAATGTTTGCTCTTCGACAACAGCTCAAAATCCAATATCGGGCGACCCAATCTGCTCAGGTCATGGAACGTCGAGCTGCCGATTCCAAAAAGCGATTCGTCTCTTACA TCTTCCACGAAGTTCGAGTTCCGCTCAACACTGCCCTTTTGGCCGTCCAAAATCTTCAAGGCGAAAATGTCTTTGAACATGTTCAGCAAGATCAGGCTGAGATGGTCGATGGCTTGGTTAGCAGTCTGtcgatgatggaaaaggtTTTGAATGATGTCTTAAGCTTCAACAGAAtggaaagtggaaag TTTGCTCAAGCGAGGAAACCATTCGACTTTCACAAATCCATCCAGCTGGTTGCACTTTCGCACCGCACCCAGGCTCAGATGACTGGTATATTGCTTGACGTCGAGTTGGATCCAGATATTGACAAAATTGGCGGGATCTTCGTTGGTGATGAGATGCGTCTCAGACAAGTGGCTAG TAACCTTGTATCGAACAGTATCAAATTCACTGATCAGGGTTCCGTCCGAATTGTGACTAAGCTTCTCTACCCTCGTCTGGAACCCACTCCTGCTACTGAGCCCGACGATCCATTGCGTCAAGCGGCTATCAACCTGCAACGGCAgcaagagattgaagaaagtgaaaaagcACTTTCGGGGACGCCTACCCGTTCATTCGCTGCAAACTCACAATCAGTCCCTTCTCATCCGCGATCTCGTCCAGATTCGGCCAAAGGGATACATGCGCATGCTCTTATGGACCTGGAAAAGGGGTCAGTGACTATAGAACAAAAGAGGCTGAGTAGAGAGTCAGGGAGGgataaggaggaagaaaagaaaaaggttCAGAAGGCTGTGGTTAGGGTAGAGATACATGATACGGGTGtgggattgaagaagacggatgTCTTGGA TGGCGACCTCTTTTCACCTTATGTCCAAACCGAAATCGGTCGTCGACAGGGTGGGAAAGGCTCCGGCCTCGGTCTCGCTCTCGTCCGACAAATCGTCAAGCTTTCTGGCGGTCGACTGGGTGTGGAAAGTGAATTCGGCAAGGGGAGTATGTTCTGGTTCGAATTGCCTTACTCTTTACCTCCTTCGCCCAAGGCGAGGCCGGGAAGCAGCAAAGGTGATCAGATGGCgggtatgggtatgggtGGCAGCGCTCCTGCACTTTCTGTTCCCGTGGCGAGTGGGAGCGGTGGAAAGCCATCTTTTGGATTAACCATGCCtttatcctcctcgtcgaaCTCAACCTTTGTTGCTTCGAGCTCAAGGACTGAAACCCCTAACGGTTCCAACCCGGGTATACTTACGTCGACCGGGGAGGGGATTGGTGGGGATGACGAAAAGGGACCGCCAAAGAGGCCTGCTGCGATGGTGCGCATCATATCTGGTGCGTCACTGATGAGTCCGACTATGGAAAAGGGGCCCAGTCAAACAAGTGCCCACTCTGAACGTCCTGCGATCGGGACAACAGATAGTACAATGCCTCTTTTACCTGTTGAACCAAGAA TGTCTGTAGAGGAAGTCATCACGGCAGGTGGCGTCCCTCAAtcaccttccacctcctcgCACTCGACGACTCAAGAACCATTCATTGACCCCTTCTCACCTATCAGCTACACGACCCTTCGCGAACGGCGTAGTTCCGAATGGAGCGAAGAAATGGGTAGAGCAGCACTTGCCGCGGAAAAACTTGGAAGTGAGCGCGCTGTAGCTGGGATGGGGCTTGGTATGGGGGTCGGCCAGGCAGCGGAGATTATGTTGAATGCTGGTGGAGTACAAAGGCAGCCTGAGACGAAAGCGGACCCTCCTGCGGAGATGCCATTATCGAGTTTggtggtggatgatgacaa ACTCACACGTATGCTCATGTCGCGAATGTTGACTCGTTTGGGACATCGTGTCACTACAGCCGAAAATGGCAAAATCGCTTCGGAAATGATCAAAGATATGATTGAGAATAAAGAGGGATCAGTCAAATTTGATATCGTCTTTTTGGACAA TCAAATGCCTCTCATGTCTGGTGTGGAAGTGGCGAGAGCTGTCCGGGAGATGAACTGCCCAATCTATATCGTTGGATGTACGGGTAACGCTTTACGTGAGGATCAG GACGAGTATATGGCGGCGGGAGCGGATACTATCCTTACCAAACCTATTCACCAAAAGCATCTCATCGAGATGATTCGTGATGCCCGTCGCCGAGTTGCAGGGGAAACTCAACCAAGAGATATGGATTACGCCGACGAAACCCCCATGAGCCCTGTGCCTATGAGAGATCCTCTCCCGAGGATGTCTTAG